A region of Chitinophaga horti DNA encodes the following proteins:
- a CDS encoding RagB/SusD family nutrient uptake outer membrane protein, translating to MTSYVFNNVTTTLSISDADPAKAISFQKLWDRSAKTNGGEGTSRVALRYADVLLIYAEAANEANGVPTEDAYTALNKVRFRAGLNKLEGLTYEAFREAVWLERRLELTFENCRRFDLVRTGKLEAAVKAENSFNRNAQFESYHTLFPIPVSDMDANPLLEQNDGY from the coding sequence ATGACTTCCTATGTGTTCAATAATGTAACGACCACCCTGTCCATTTCGGATGCCGATCCGGCCAAAGCCATTTCCTTTCAGAAGTTGTGGGACAGAAGCGCTAAGACCAATGGCGGCGAAGGTACCAGCCGGGTGGCGTTGCGGTATGCCGATGTACTGCTAATTTACGCCGAGGCGGCGAACGAAGCTAACGGCGTACCTACCGAAGATGCTTACACTGCATTGAATAAAGTGCGGTTCAGAGCGGGACTGAATAAACTGGAAGGACTGACGTACGAAGCCTTTCGCGAGGCCGTATGGTTAGAAAGGCGACTGGAGCTAACGTTCGAGAACTGCCGCCGGTTTGACCTGGTGCGTACCGGCAAGCTTGAAGCAGCAGTAAAAGCAGAGAACAGCTTTAACCGTAACGCGCAATTCGAATCCTATCACACCCTGTTTCCCATCCCCGTTTCCGACATGGATGCCAATCCCTTGCTGGAGCAAAATGACGGGTATTAA
- a CDS encoding TonB-dependent receptor, translating into MIKLTAFLLFVACLHVSATGLSQQVTLSVRNAPLQKLFKEITARTGVSVIYGEAVLRNTSAVTLSVKNAPLREVLDLCMRNQPLTYTFEGNSIIIKRRAAEDLPPPKLVADTSIIVSGRVTDAKGDAIPGATVMVKGTKNGTQTDAGGQFRLTGVRTGAMLHITSIGFEAQELAARSGTITVALSTSSSSLNETVVVGYGTVKKNDLTGSVARVGESAIKATPIPSLDRAMQGRAAGVQVVTNSARPGGAATIRIRGSGSVNAGNDPLYVVDGFPISGGLNSINSDDVESIEILKDASATAIYGSRGSNGVVMVTTKQGKPGKAIVSYNGYYGSQSVRRTIPLLNARQFATFVNEALVNNGSAPYFNGSSEERALPETFGKGTDWQDIVLQEAPIQNHQLGISGGSEKNRYAISAGYYDQEGIIKNSGFKRYTLRANLTNEITSRVKTGLSMQGAYTKSDNARTDVDGNEGGGVTSAALSYSPTFPVFNPDGSYYKNQGSLNGYAVDNPLAITNEIINKQSLIRILANAYIDYEIIDGLHFRTSLGTDLQAGKTNAYTTRKALAGATLGGSAVVSSSQSINWLNENTLNYTRTFNDIHNFSALLGYTIQGIDAENVTARANTFSDDFAQYHNLGAGSTLVAPSSGASNWKLISYLARVNYGFDDRLLLTLTARRDGSSRFGPSRKFGVFPSGALAWKLMNEAFMQKQTIFSDAKVRVSYGLSGNQEIGDYQYLANITMSPYVLGGTLQSAASTAGIANPDLRWEKNKQFDAGVDLGFLKNRLHITADYYNKITSDLLFSVSVPTSSGFTNTLKNIGSVRNRGVELSIGGTVIDKNDFRWSSDFNITFNRNKILRLDGREEFTTGTDARIFNTFPNPILLKVGSPLGNFYGLVMEGIFQSKEEVDASAQKTAKPGDIRYRDRTGDGVINDKDREIIGNSNPDFFGGFNNTFSYKGFELNVFVQGNYGNEILNFGSFDLLNLTGGNNLSARVLERWTPTNPSTTMPRANAGGGSRIISNFQVEDGSYLRFKNISLGYNFSASWLNKLHIQSLKVYIAAQNLFTITNYHGYDPEVNRFGSSSLSQGLDYGTYPAAKTVLAGVNLKF; encoded by the coding sequence ATGATCAAACTCACTGCATTCCTCCTTTTTGTTGCATGCCTGCATGTAAGCGCTACGGGCCTCTCGCAGCAGGTAACGCTATCGGTCAGAAATGCGCCGTTACAGAAGCTCTTTAAAGAAATTACTGCGCGTACCGGCGTATCGGTGATTTACGGTGAAGCTGTACTGCGTAACACATCGGCTGTTACCCTTTCGGTAAAGAACGCACCGCTGCGCGAAGTGCTGGACCTCTGTATGCGCAATCAACCCCTTACCTACACCTTTGAAGGTAACAGCATTATTATTAAACGCCGGGCAGCGGAAGACCTGCCGCCCCCTAAACTGGTGGCAGACACCTCTATCATTGTTTCCGGCCGTGTTACGGACGCTAAAGGCGATGCGATACCTGGCGCCACGGTGATGGTAAAAGGCACAAAAAACGGCACGCAAACAGACGCAGGCGGGCAGTTCCGGCTAACGGGCGTGCGCACAGGGGCTATGTTACATATTACCTCCATTGGCTTCGAGGCGCAGGAACTCGCCGCCCGTAGTGGAACCATCACCGTGGCGCTCAGTACATCTTCCAGCAGTTTGAATGAAACGGTGGTAGTAGGATACGGTACCGTGAAAAAGAACGACCTCACGGGATCGGTGGCACGCGTGGGTGAATCTGCCATTAAAGCCACGCCTATTCCTTCCCTCGACAGGGCGATGCAGGGACGGGCGGCGGGTGTGCAGGTGGTGACCAACTCGGCGCGGCCGGGTGGCGCCGCAACCATTCGTATTCGTGGCTCGGGCTCTGTAAATGCCGGCAACGACCCGCTGTACGTGGTAGATGGGTTTCCCATTTCGGGCGGACTCAATTCCATCAACTCCGATGACGTAGAATCTATCGAAATATTAAAAGATGCATCAGCAACTGCGATCTATGGCTCCAGGGGATCCAACGGGGTGGTGATGGTCACGACCAAACAGGGCAAACCGGGCAAAGCGATCGTATCCTATAACGGTTACTACGGCTCGCAATCTGTTCGCCGGACTATCCCACTCCTTAATGCGCGGCAGTTCGCCACATTCGTAAACGAAGCGCTGGTGAACAACGGCTCGGCCCCGTACTTTAATGGCAGCTCAGAAGAAAGAGCCCTGCCTGAAACGTTCGGCAAAGGCACCGACTGGCAGGATATAGTGCTACAGGAAGCACCGATCCAGAATCATCAGCTCGGCATCAGTGGCGGCTCCGAGAAGAACCGTTACGCGATTTCAGCAGGTTATTATGACCAGGAAGGCATCATCAAAAACTCTGGTTTCAAACGATACACGCTGCGCGCGAACCTTACCAACGAAATCACATCGCGCGTTAAAACGGGATTATCGATGCAGGGCGCTTACACCAAAAGTGACAACGCACGCACTGATGTAGATGGTAATGAAGGTGGTGGCGTTACCAGTGCTGCATTGAGTTACTCTCCTACGTTCCCGGTATTTAACCCGGATGGGAGTTATTACAAAAACCAGGGCTCGTTGAATGGATATGCGGTGGACAATCCGCTCGCGATCACCAATGAGATCATCAACAAACAATCACTGATCAGGATACTGGCGAATGCGTATATCGATTACGAGATTATCGACGGACTGCATTTCCGTACCAGCTTAGGTACCGATCTGCAGGCTGGTAAAACCAATGCCTATACCACACGCAAAGCGCTGGCAGGCGCTACGCTCGGCGGTTCAGCGGTTGTGTCCAGCTCACAAAGCATCAACTGGCTGAATGAGAACACGCTGAACTACACGCGGACGTTTAACGACATCCATAACTTCAGCGCCCTGCTTGGCTATACGATTCAAGGCATCGATGCAGAGAATGTTACTGCGCGGGCCAACACCTTTTCCGATGATTTTGCGCAGTACCATAACCTGGGAGCCGGATCCACACTCGTTGCGCCCAGTTCCGGCGCCAGTAACTGGAAACTGATCTCCTACCTGGCCAGGGTGAATTACGGTTTTGATGATCGCCTCCTGCTCACACTCACCGCACGCAGAGATGGATCCAGCAGGTTCGGGCCCTCGCGTAAATTCGGGGTGTTCCCCTCCGGTGCATTGGCCTGGAAGCTGATGAACGAAGCGTTCATGCAAAAACAAACTATTTTTTCGGACGCGAAAGTACGTGTGAGTTACGGCTTGTCTGGCAACCAGGAAATCGGCGACTACCAATACCTGGCGAATATTACGATGTCACCTTACGTATTGGGAGGTACCCTGCAATCGGCCGCCAGCACGGCCGGCATCGCCAATCCCGACCTGCGTTGGGAAAAAAATAAGCAATTCGATGCCGGTGTTGATCTGGGCTTCTTAAAAAACCGTCTGCATATCACGGCAGACTATTATAACAAGATTACCTCCGACCTGCTGTTCTCCGTAAGCGTGCCTACCTCTTCGGGCTTCACCAATACGCTGAAAAACATTGGTAGTGTGCGTAACCGTGGCGTGGAGCTGTCTATCGGCGGTACGGTCATCGACAAGAATGATTTCCGGTGGAGCAGTGACTTCAACATCACTTTCAACAGGAATAAAATACTACGCCTCGATGGCCGCGAAGAGTTTACCACCGGCACCGACGCCCGCATTTTCAACACCTTTCCGAACCCGATATTGCTGAAAGTAGGCAGTCCGCTCGGCAACTTCTACGGACTCGTGATGGAAGGCATTTTTCAAAGTAAGGAGGAAGTGGATGCTTCTGCACAAAAGACCGCCAAACCCGGCGACATCCGCTATCGCGACCGTACCGGCGATGGTGTGATCAATGACAAAGACCGCGAAATTATCGGTAATTCGAACCCGGATTTTTTCGGTGGATTCAACAACACGTTCAGCTATAAAGGTTTTGAACTGAACGTGTTTGTACAGGGTAATTATGGCAACGAGATATTGAATTTTGGCAGTTTCGACTTGCTGAACCTGACGGGCGGCAACAACCTGAGCGCCCGTGTGCTGGAACGCTGGACGCCCACCAACCCGAGTACGACCATGCCGCGAGCCAATGCCGGCGGCGGTTCGCGCATCATCAGCAACTTCCAGGTGGAGGACGGATCGTACCTGCGCTTCAAGAACATCTCCCTGGGCTACAATTTTTCTGCATCCTGGTTAAACAAGTTACACATCCAGTCGCTGAAGGTGTATATCGCTGCACAGAACCTTTTTACAATAACGAACTACCATGGTTACGACCCGGAAGTGAACCGTTTCGGCAGCTCGTCCTTAAGCCAGGGACTGGACTATGGCACTTATCCCGCTGCCAAAACAGTATTGGCCGGTGTTAATCTGAAATTTTAA
- a CDS encoding FecR family protein, producing MNRKIIERADELLSRILTETASPDDYGELLQLMNAHPEPWFVAHIQHYFSEHPKHVPGQLPSSYSPAWTQVLQNVLESDKPVITEATATRVRRMRTWWSVAAAAVVAVGTGIWLLRDQSPVNNAPLAVTQPVPAIEPGREGAVLTLADGSTMSLDSLGNGVIASQGGSKVLLQNGQLAYEQADGTAPAWNAITTPNARQFRLTLHDGTKVWLNAATVLRYPTAFKGGERKVELSGEAYFEVAKNDRQPFRVVVGDTATVEVLGTSFNVNAYHDEPAVRTTLLDGSVRMQKSKDAVLLRPGQQAVMQQIISIDKQANIEGAVAWKNGKFNFEGASLEEFTRQIARWYDIEVEYRGRTPKMQIKGKAGRDLQLQELLDGMAGFGIRYRLEGRKLIIL from the coding sequence TTGAACAGGAAAATTATTGAGCGCGCCGACGAGTTACTGAGTCGCATATTAACCGAAACAGCCAGTCCGGACGACTACGGGGAGCTATTACAGCTGATGAATGCTCATCCTGAGCCCTGGTTCGTGGCACACATCCAACACTACTTCAGTGAACACCCCAAACACGTTCCTGGCCAGCTACCTTCTTCCTACAGCCCGGCGTGGACGCAGGTATTGCAAAACGTACTGGAGTCAGACAAGCCGGTTATTACCGAAGCAACTGCTACCCGCGTTCGTCGTATGCGTACATGGTGGAGCGTGGCTGCGGCCGCTGTGGTAGCAGTTGGTACAGGCATTTGGTTACTGCGGGATCAGTCTCCGGTAAACAACGCCCCGCTGGCCGTTACGCAGCCCGTGCCCGCTATTGAACCGGGCAGAGAGGGCGCCGTACTCACCCTTGCCGATGGCAGCACGATGAGCCTCGACAGCCTGGGCAACGGTGTGATAGCTTCGCAGGGAGGATCGAAGGTGCTGTTGCAGAACGGGCAACTGGCCTACGAACAGGCTGATGGTACCGCTCCTGCCTGGAATGCTATTACCACTCCCAACGCCCGCCAGTTCCGGCTTACGCTGCACGACGGCACGAAGGTTTGGCTAAATGCGGCTACCGTACTGCGCTACCCAACCGCTTTCAAGGGCGGCGAGCGTAAAGTGGAGTTATCGGGGGAAGCATATTTCGAAGTGGCTAAGAATGACAGGCAGCCGTTCCGCGTCGTAGTCGGCGACACGGCCACTGTGGAAGTACTGGGCACCAGCTTTAACGTAAACGCCTACCATGACGAACCGGCTGTACGCACCACCCTACTGGACGGCAGCGTACGGATGCAAAAAAGTAAGGACGCCGTACTGTTACGTCCCGGCCAGCAGGCGGTGATGCAGCAAATAATCAGCATCGACAAGCAGGCAAATATTGAAGGTGCAGTAGCCTGGAAGAATGGTAAGTTCAATTTCGAAGGCGCTTCGCTGGAAGAGTTTACCCGGCAGATCGCCCGCTGGTACGATATAGAAGTGGAGTACCGTGGGCGTACGCCAAAGATGCAGATCAAAGGAAAAGCGGGGCGCGACCTTCAGCTGCAGGAACTATTAGATGGTATGGCCGGTTTCGGCATCCGCTATCGACTGGAAGGGCGTAAGCTGATCATTTTGTAA
- a CDS encoding DinB family protein, whose protein sequence is MLSQILLAEFEHETNSTRKLLEAIPEKDLAYKPSPVSWTMGELAQHIATIYYWYVGTLTQAEYDLTADTLERGAPSDIKATLALFEKNVELARKALEGLKDEDLQQPWSMKAGGKVVLGPMPRGIVVRSFLFNHIYHHRGEMIVYLRATGNKVPGLYGPTYEQSKDMPA, encoded by the coding sequence ATGCTATCACAAATCCTGCTCGCAGAGTTCGAACACGAAACGAACAGCACCCGGAAACTGCTGGAAGCCATTCCTGAAAAGGACCTCGCTTATAAGCCATCCCCGGTTTCCTGGACGATGGGCGAACTTGCCCAACACATCGCCACTATCTATTATTGGTACGTAGGCACGCTTACGCAAGCTGAATACGACCTTACCGCCGACACGCTCGAACGCGGTGCCCCTTCTGATATTAAGGCCACGCTGGCCCTGTTCGAAAAGAATGTAGAACTGGCAAGAAAAGCCCTGGAAGGCTTGAAGGACGAAGATCTGCAACAGCCCTGGTCTATGAAGGCGGGCGGTAAGGTGGTGTTAGGCCCCATGCCCCGCGGTATCGTGGTGCGCAGTTTCCTGTTCAACCACATCTACCATCACCGGGGAGAAATGATTGTGTACCTGCGTGCAACTGGCAACAAAGTACCCGGACTCTACGGCCCCACGTACGAGCAGTCGAAAGACATGCCGGCCTAA
- a CDS encoding TonB-dependent receptor → MNIRSFTFLFFLLIASIATYAQNATLFGKVSSSQGQPVSAISISLQDTRLVAFTDDNGEYRLQHIKPGAYTVNVSFAGKLQKSESVTFAAGDNKQLDVTISSGARELDEVVVETSKIMNRAAATANKIPLSSLETPQIVHSISNVILRKQNAMTLEDAMKNAPGVAKLWDATSRPDGGSIFVSRGFQVTTKVRNGLPNIVNTNVEMANLERIEIIKGPSATMFGSIVSSYGGLINRVTKRPYFDNGGYADVSYGSFNFYRASADANFVIKKDKIAARLNVAGQNQDSWQDAGFQQSYIIAPSFLYKPNDKFTLNVDAEIVGSKGNSNGGNFMFVLAPSQINGALAGVLAAQGLNQQQIAGILSQAPQTFKQAFGTDKVDELKLDYNRSFLHNDVYPKTQSNAYFADATYKLSQHWTSQTAFTYSLSHNSGYSAYQYIIPNYLPAFIGSISTGTPSFGTPGTDSMARMVWNPIGSTNTINAQQNFVSDYQWGKVRNRAVIGVDYARYNSLVTYRRFTGSLFGVPYADVFDIVPSNGNSPKMGDFNKENVENAFAARPPSELVYDQRSEVWSGYVNNVTNITDYVIVSAGVRVDNFKNRVSDEDQTKWSPKFGLIIMPIKDVLTIFANYQNSFTNQFGADRNNVPFDPEEANQKEVGVKYSFFKNKLTGSLSVYDILAKNVLRADPVNPQFQIQDGEQKSKGFEAEIVANPYTGWTILFGYAYNDSRYVRADANVEGLRPVGSGPLNMANFWTNYTFTTTKLKGLGIGVSLNYSGESNAFNQKPDGALILPSYAILGSHVTYDMKRFRLGVKVNNITNEQYWMGWSSIIPQMKRQLIGTLTVKF, encoded by the coding sequence ATGAACATCAGGAGCTTTACCTTCCTCTTTTTTCTATTAATAGCCAGCATCGCTACGTATGCACAAAACGCCACGCTGTTTGGCAAAGTAAGCAGCAGCCAGGGCCAGCCCGTGAGCGCCATCAGCATATCCCTGCAGGATACCCGCCTGGTTGCCTTTACGGACGATAACGGCGAATACCGCCTGCAGCACATCAAACCTGGCGCCTATACGGTAAATGTTTCCTTCGCAGGTAAATTACAGAAATCCGAAAGCGTTACGTTCGCCGCAGGCGACAATAAACAGCTGGATGTGACCATCTCTTCCGGCGCACGCGAGCTGGACGAGGTGGTGGTAGAAACCAGTAAGATCATGAACCGTGCTGCGGCTACTGCCAACAAGATCCCTTTAAGCTCTCTGGAAACGCCGCAGATCGTACATTCCATCTCCAACGTCATCCTGCGCAAGCAAAACGCCATGACGTTGGAAGATGCGATGAAAAACGCGCCGGGCGTGGCCAAATTATGGGATGCGACCAGCCGTCCGGACGGTGGTTCTATCTTCGTGAGCCGCGGCTTCCAGGTAACTACCAAAGTGCGTAACGGGTTACCGAATATCGTTAACACGAACGTTGAAATGGCCAACCTCGAACGTATCGAGATCATCAAAGGGCCGAGCGCCACCATGTTTGGCAGCATTGTATCTTCCTATGGCGGTTTGATTAACCGCGTTACCAAACGTCCTTACTTCGATAACGGTGGTTATGCAGATGTATCGTACGGCAGCTTTAACTTTTACCGTGCTTCCGCAGATGCGAACTTCGTCATCAAAAAAGACAAGATCGCGGCCAGGCTTAACGTGGCCGGTCAGAACCAGGACAGCTGGCAGGATGCAGGCTTCCAGCAAAGCTATATCATCGCTCCTTCCTTCCTGTACAAACCGAACGATAAGTTTACACTGAATGTGGATGCGGAAATCGTAGGTTCAAAAGGTAACAGCAACGGCGGTAACTTTATGTTCGTGTTGGCTCCCAGCCAGATCAACGGTGCACTTGCGGGTGTACTCGCGGCACAGGGGTTGAACCAGCAGCAGATTGCGGGCATATTGTCGCAGGCGCCGCAAACCTTTAAGCAGGCTTTTGGAACTGATAAAGTCGACGAGCTGAAGCTGGACTACAACCGATCTTTCCTGCACAACGACGTCTACCCAAAAACTCAATCCAACGCCTACTTTGCAGACGCTACTTACAAACTGTCGCAGCACTGGACATCGCAAACAGCCTTTACCTACAGCCTGAGCCACAACAGTGGTTACAGCGCGTATCAATACATTATTCCTAATTACCTGCCTGCATTTATCGGCTCCATCAGCACGGGCACTCCTAGCTTCGGCACACCAGGTACCGACAGCATGGCCCGTATGGTATGGAACCCGATCGGCAGCACTAATACCATTAACGCACAGCAAAACTTCGTGTCTGACTATCAGTGGGGCAAAGTAAGAAACCGTGCGGTGATCGGCGTCGACTATGCGCGTTATAATTCCCTGGTAACGTACCGCCGCTTTACGGGCAGCCTGTTTGGCGTACCTTATGCGGATGTATTCGATATTGTACCATCCAACGGTAACTCGCCTAAAATGGGTGACTTTAATAAAGAGAACGTAGAGAACGCCTTTGCTGCCCGCCCGCCCAGCGAACTGGTATACGATCAGCGTTCGGAGGTATGGAGCGGTTATGTGAATAACGTAACGAACATCACCGATTATGTGATCGTATCTGCCGGTGTGCGCGTAGACAACTTTAAGAACCGCGTATCTGACGAAGACCAAACGAAATGGTCGCCTAAGTTCGGGTTGATCATTATGCCGATCAAGGACGTACTCACCATCTTCGCTAACTACCAAAACAGCTTTACGAACCAGTTCGGTGCAGACCGTAATAATGTTCCTTTCGATCCGGAAGAGGCCAACCAGAAAGAAGTGGGTGTGAAATATAGCTTCTTCAAGAACAAGCTGACCGGTAGTTTGAGTGTTTATGACATCCTCGCTAAAAATGTACTTCGCGCCGACCCTGTTAACCCGCAGTTCCAGATACAGGATGGTGAGCAGAAGAGCAAAGGATTTGAAGCCGAAATCGTGGCCAACCCCTACACCGGCTGGACCATCCTGTTCGGCTATGCATACAACGATAGCCGTTATGTAAGGGCCGATGCAAATGTAGAAGGTTTACGTCCTGTCGGCAGCGGTCCGCTCAACATGGCGAACTTCTGGACGAACTACACCTTTACCACTACAAAACTGAAAGGTTTAGGTATTGGGGTGAGCCTGAATTATTCCGGTGAGTCAAATGCATTTAATCAGAAACCCGATGGCGCGCTGATCCTGCCATCTTACGCCATCCTCGGTTCGCACGTAACGTACGACATGAAACGTTTCCGCCTGGGTGTGAAAGTAAATAACATTACTAACGAGCAATACTGGATGGGCTGGAGCAGCATCATCCCACAAATGAAAAGGCAGCTGATCGGTACACTGACCGTGAAGTTCTAG
- a CDS encoding polysaccharide pyruvyl transferase family protein → MYTRRHFLTQSPALLALLAGLPALANTRKKTILLRSSWQTVNIGDIGHTPGVITLIEKYIPEANVILWPSSVDNGVKEMLQQRFPKVRIVQTEAEITAAITESDFLVHGSGPSLVARKDVERWAATGKPYGIYGITFPGYYGEPSESQKAMLPTEVALLTGAKFAYFRDSISLDFARNNGVTSPVMGFAPDGAFAVDLTNEAAADAFMQQHGLEKGKFLCVIPRQRYTPYWEIPSKNRPLDEKRNDRNQEMREHDNAPIREAIIAIARQTTMKLLICPEDETQVKLGKEILLDKLPEDVKPKVVWRDRYWLTDEALSTYRRSAGLFGLEMHSPIMCIGHGVPAIVGRFAEQSSKGVMWKDIGLGEWLFDMDVPGDVQKIGPAALAMAKDPAAAKRTARKGQAFVQQKQRETMGVLRKALG, encoded by the coding sequence ATGTATACACGCAGACATTTTTTAACCCAATCCCCTGCCCTGCTGGCCTTACTGGCAGGACTACCCGCACTGGCCAACACTCGTAAAAAGACCATATTGCTACGATCCTCGTGGCAAACGGTGAACATCGGCGATATTGGTCATACACCCGGAGTAATCACGCTCATTGAAAAATATATTCCCGAAGCGAACGTCATCCTCTGGCCATCCAGTGTCGACAACGGTGTAAAAGAGATGTTGCAGCAGCGTTTCCCGAAAGTGCGCATTGTGCAAACGGAGGCGGAGATAACGGCTGCCATAACGGAATCGGACTTCCTGGTGCATGGCTCCGGCCCTTCGCTGGTGGCGCGTAAGGACGTGGAGCGCTGGGCAGCTACCGGCAAACCGTACGGCATTTACGGCATTACGTTCCCAGGATATTACGGGGAACCTTCCGAAAGCCAGAAAGCCATGCTGCCTACAGAAGTCGCCCTGCTTACCGGTGCGAAGTTCGCCTACTTCCGCGACTCCATTTCGCTCGACTTTGCGAGGAACAACGGCGTTACATCGCCCGTGATGGGCTTTGCGCCAGATGGGGCTTTTGCTGTAGACTTAACAAATGAAGCTGCCGCAGATGCTTTTATGCAGCAGCATGGCCTGGAGAAAGGCAAGTTTCTCTGCGTGATCCCGCGGCAGCGTTATACACCGTATTGGGAGATCCCGTCGAAGAACAGGCCTCTTGACGAGAAGCGCAACGACCGTAACCAGGAGATGCGGGAACATGACAACGCGCCGATCAGGGAGGCCATTATCGCTATCGCCCGCCAAACCACCATGAAATTGCTGATTTGTCCGGAAGATGAAACGCAGGTTAAACTTGGTAAAGAAATCTTATTAGATAAACTACCGGAGGATGTAAAGCCGAAAGTCGTATGGCGCGACCGTTACTGGCTTACCGACGAAGCACTGAGCACCTATCGTCGCTCCGCCGGTCTTTTCGGGCTGGAAATGCATTCGCCCATCATGTGTATTGGTCATGGCGTGCCCGCCATAGTAGGGCGTTTTGCGGAACAGAGCAGCAAGGGCGTCATGTGGAAAGACATCGGCCTGGGAGAATGGTTGTTCGATATGGACGTACCCGGCGACGTACAAAAGATAGGACCTGCCGCGCTGGCCATGGCAAAAGACCCCGCAGCCGCGAAACGGACGGCCCGTAAAGGACAGGCGTTCGTACAGCAAAAACAGCGCGAAACCATGGGAGTATTGCGCAAAGCACTCGGGTAA
- a CDS encoding RNA polymerase sigma factor, with protein MEKNDIHRDRALFTRIADGNEQAFEELFHLYMPQLYRIIYNLVPVESTVKDLAQEVFLHLWLGREKLSEVEEPQHWIFRIAYNRSFKFLKRQQTEAAKLGTTDERLLHTNETEEAVQLSETIRLIREAIHELPAQQQRIYQLNRLSGKKPAEIAAELDISVQAVRNSLTRSGKIIREYLVERGIDIPLVIILLSQF; from the coding sequence TTGGAGAAGAATGATATACATAGAGACCGGGCACTTTTTACCCGGATAGCAGATGGGAACGAGCAGGCATTTGAAGAATTGTTCCATCTCTATATGCCACAACTCTACCGTATTATTTACAATCTCGTACCGGTTGAATCTACTGTGAAAGACCTCGCCCAGGAAGTATTTCTGCATCTTTGGCTAGGCCGGGAAAAACTAAGCGAAGTAGAAGAACCGCAGCACTGGATATTCCGGATTGCCTACAACCGCTCCTTCAAATTCCTGAAGCGGCAACAAACCGAAGCTGCCAAACTCGGCACCACTGACGAACGCCTTTTACATACCAACGAAACCGAAGAAGCGGTACAATTGTCCGAAACCATTCGTCTCATCCGCGAAGCAATACATGAGCTTCCGGCACAGCAGCAACGCATTTATCAACTGAACCGCTTATCGGGCAAAAAGCCCGCCGAAATCGCCGCCGAGCTGGACATTTCCGTACAGGCCGTTCGCAACTCGCTCACCCGTTCGGGCAAGATCATCCGCGAGTACCTGGTAGAAAGAGGCATCGACATTCCGCTGGTAATCATCCTTTTATCCCAATTTTAA
- a CDS encoding RagB/SusD family nutrient uptake outer membrane protein, whose amino-acid sequence MKKHATYIVSTCMLLMLTACEKKLDIASVSNLTNATYYKTPEDAKAALGACYKFMGVLDPFADLVMSDDAVPFLSGAADRVTLWRYNLTPSNVFFAVYAGAYAGINRSNIVIDRVPGITMDEALKERYIAEAKVLRALHYFNLVRLFGGVPISIKETAALEGLNAPRNTADEVYALIEKDLKEAEGVLPPRYNAADAGRMTSGAAKGLLAKVYLTRAGSTKSSPFWAQAAAKAKEVIDQGVYDLYDNYADAFALSARGGKENMIEMQYLTDVYGHGLGRGYGPRSAPIFPGVAPPLPVLPRAFLTVTPLTISGKP is encoded by the coding sequence ATGAAAAAACATGCCACATACATCGTTTCCACCTGCATGCTGCTGATGCTCACAGCCTGTGAGAAGAAGCTGGACATAGCCTCGGTAAGTAACCTTACCAACGCTACTTACTACAAAACACCCGAAGATGCCAAGGCCGCTTTGGGCGCCTGTTACAAATTCATGGGCGTGCTCGATCCCTTTGCCGACCTGGTGATGTCGGACGATGCGGTGCCCTTTCTTTCCGGCGCTGCGGACCGTGTAACGTTATGGCGTTACAACCTCACCCCCTCCAACGTATTTTTTGCCGTATATGCGGGTGCCTACGCGGGCATCAATCGCTCCAACATCGTGATTGACCGTGTGCCTGGCATTACGATGGACGAAGCGCTGAAGGAACGTTACATCGCGGAGGCCAAGGTATTGAGAGCGCTGCATTACTTTAACCTGGTGCGCCTGTTCGGCGGGGTACCCATCAGCATAAAAGAAACCGCCGCACTGGAAGGTTTGAATGCGCCCAGGAACACGGCAGACGAAGTGTATGCACTCATCGAGAAAGATCTGAAAGAGGCAGAAGGCGTACTGCCGCCACGTTACAATGCGGCAGATGCCGGCCGTATGACCTCCGGCGCTGCGAAGGGCCTGCTGGCGAAAGTATACCTTACAAGGGCGGGCAGTACCAAAAGCTCTCCTTTTTGGGCACAGGCAGCGGCCAAAGCGAAAGAGGTGATCGATCAGGGCGTATATGATTTGTACGACAACTATGCCGATGCCTTTGCGCTGTCGGCGCGCGGTGGCAAGGAAAACATGATCGAGATGCAATACCTCACGGACGTGTACGGGCATGGTTTAGGAAGAGGCTATGGCCCGCGTTCCGCGCCAATCTTTCCCGGGGTGGCTCCGCCATTGCCCGTCCTACCGCGAGCCTTTTTAACAGTTACACCGCTAACGATAAGCGGAAAGCCGTGA